Proteins encoded by one window of Ovis canadensis isolate MfBH-ARS-UI-01 breed Bighorn chromosome 14, ARS-UI_OviCan_v2, whole genome shotgun sequence:
- the LOC138419563 gene encoding uncharacterized protein: MGEAGEWPGRAGREAGTATEPSAPERGEAGSGRGLRGRMAPASPRSGTGHGGPGRNPIGVARGNAPLLTPAPHRTPGPGARRSAKDVRGAPAPARGPGPALPPSTQTPGFRPPYLPGGAAESRSAAPAAPPPSPHPPPPRRRRTLRPCPTAPEGERARGGGGRGPGGRAGGPRTSPPPRAGPGHPQSAPPCAAAAAPLLASPPPARSGRLRAPRLRRLLSSASGRRRRRRRRRRRRPLRASSASRLALSLSLSLPHPDSPSLSLPLSLPPPSPLPPGAGGGDIAPPSAPKPRPSPPAGSAPSPALPHRSSPPPDPRTLTPPLLAPVPRRWGSAPLRDEREQVPAQLPQETQFWIHPYQPRW; encoded by the exons ATGGGCGAGGCGGGGGAGTGGCCGGGCCGGGCTGGCCGGGAGGCGGGTACCGCGACCGAACCCTCGGCCCCGGAGCGCGGGGAGGCGGGTTCGGGCAGGGGGCTACGGGGCCGCATGGCCCCAGCAAGTCCGCGATCCGGGACGGGGCACGGGGGACCCGGGCGTAACCCAATTGGCGTCGCCCGGGGCAACgctcccctcctcacccccgccccccaccgcaCACCCGGGCCGGGAGCCCGGCGCTCGGCCAAGGACGTCCGgggcgcccccgcccccgcccgcggcCCCGGGCCCGCGCTTCCCCCCTCAACCCAGACCCCCGGTTTTCGGCCCCCTTACCTGCCTGGCGGGGCTGCTGAGTCCCGGTCGGCGGCGCCCGcggcccctcccccctccccccaccccccacccccccggagACGGAGGACCCTCAGGCCATGCCCCACCGCCCCGGAGGGCGAGCGGgcccggggagggggcgggcgggggccgggggggcgggcgggggggccGCGGACCTCACCCCCCCCGCGGGCCGGGCCTGGCCATCCGCAGAGCGCCCCCCCTTGCGCCGCGGCCGCCGCGCCCCTCCTAGCTAGCCCGCCCCCGGCTCGGTCCGGCCGGCTCCGGGCGCCGCGTCTTCGCCGGCTCCTCTCCTCGGCCtcaggccgccgccgccgccgccgccgccgccgccgccgccgcccgctccGCGCCTCCTCTGCCTCCCGGCTCGCTCTCTCGCTCTCGCTGTCTCTCCCTCACCCggactctccctctctctccctccctctctccctccctccgccctctcccctccctccgggAGCCGGCGGAGGAGACATCGCCCCTCCCAGCGCCCCCAAACCTCGCCCATCCCCCCCCGCCGGctccgccccctcccctgccctcccccaccgcTCCTCTCCGCCGCCAGATCCCCGAACCCTGACTCCACCCCTGCTTGCCCCAGTACCCCGGCGATGGGGCTCCGCCCCCCTAAGG GATGAGCGGGAACAGGTGCCAGCCCAGCTGCCCCAGGAGACCCAGTTCTGGATTCACCCCTATCAGCCCAGGTGGTGA
- the CLEC11A gene encoding C-type lectin domain family 11 member A, which translates to MQAAWLLGALVVPQLLGFSHGARGAEREWEGGWGGAQEEEREREALMLKHLQEALGLPARRGDQNPEGNSEGRGAWATEENGQGEEGEEEPTSTPHVSPSPSPTPEDAITYILGRLAGLDAGLHQVHVRLHTLDTRVAELTRGLRQLREVAGDTRDAVQALQEAQSRAEREHGRLEGCLKGARLGHKCFLLSRDFEAQAAAQARCVARGGSLAQPADSRQMETLTRYLRAALAPYNWPVWLGVHDRRAEGLYLFENGQRVSFFAWHRAPSPEPGPRPSAAPHPLSPNQPNGGVLENCVAQASDDGSWWDHDCDRRLYYVCEFPY; encoded by the exons ATGCAGGCCGCCTGGCTCCTTGGCGCGCTGGTGGTACCCCAGCTCCTGGGCTTCAGTCATGGGGCTCGGGGAGCTgagagggagtgggaggggggctGGGGTGGCGCCCAGGAGGAGGAGCGGGAGAGGGAAgccctgatgctgaag CATTTACAGGAAGCGCTGGGGCTGCCTGCTAGGAGGGGAGATCAAAATCCCGAGGGAAACTCTGAAGGCAGGGGGGCCTGGGCGACCGAGGAGAATGGGCAGGGGGAGGAAGGCGAGGAGGAACCAACATCGACCCCCCACGTcagccccagcccctctcccaccccgGAGGACGCCATCACTTATATCC TGGGTCGCCTGGCCGGCCTGGACGCCGGCCTGCACCAGGTGCACGTCCGTCTGCACACGCTGGACACCCGCGTGGCCGAGCTTACTCGGGGGCTGCGGCAGCTGAGGGAAGTGGCGGGCGACACCCGCGACGCCGtgcaagccctgcaggaggcgcagagccgcGCAGAGCGCGAGCATGGCCGCTTAGAGG GCTGCCTGAAGGGGGCGCGTCTTGGCCATAAGTGCTTCCTGCTCTCGCGCGACTTCGAGGCTCAGGCGGCGGCGCAGGCTCGGTGCGTGGCGCGGGGCGGGAGCCTGGCTCAGCCCGCTGACAGTCGGCAGATGGAGACGCTCACCCGCTACCTGCGCGCGGCGCTCGCCCCCTACAACTGGCCCGTGTGGCTGGGCGTGCACGACCGGCGCGCCGAGGGCCTCTACCTCTTCGAGAACGGCCAGCGCGTATCCTTCTTCGCCTGGCACCGCGCCCCCAGCCCTGAGCCCGGCCCCCGGCCCAGCGCCGCGCCGCACCCGCTCAGCCCCAACCAGCCCAACGGCGGCGTGCTCGAGAACTGCGTGGCTCAGGCCTCGGACGATGGCTCCTGGTGGGACCACGACTGCGATCGGCGCCTCTACTACGTCTGCGAGTTCCCCTATTAG